A section of the Alkalihalobacillus sp. LMS39 genome encodes:
- a CDS encoding YpdA family putative bacillithiol disulfide reductase, with protein MKKEDIIIVGGGPCGLSAAIALMDKGFHPVVIEKANVVNAIYHYPTHQTFFSTSEKLEIGDVPFVTVERKPKRNQALSYYRDVVKRKKIRVQTYEKVLLVEKQKDHRFIVTTTKGKYDSKAVVIATGYYDNPNYMGIPGEGLEHVFHYFKEAHPYFRKNVVVIGGKNSAVDAALELENAGANVTVLYRGEDYSSSVKPWILPEFVSLINNEKINMRFKANVKEITETKVRFEVDGQIQEVAADFVFAMTGYHPDHSFLKKMGVTVDHDTGRPFFHEETMETNVKGIFIAGVIAAGNEANEIFIENGRFHGGLLAEELSVRMNKNN; from the coding sequence ATGAAAAAAGAAGATATTATTATTGTTGGTGGCGGTCCATGTGGCCTATCTGCTGCCATTGCATTGATGGATAAAGGCTTTCATCCTGTTGTTATTGAAAAAGCGAATGTGGTAAACGCGATTTATCACTATCCGACCCACCAAACGTTTTTTAGCACAAGTGAAAAGCTAGAAATTGGGGATGTTCCTTTTGTAACGGTGGAACGAAAACCGAAGCGAAACCAAGCGCTGTCTTATTATCGGGATGTCGTAAAGCGAAAAAAGATTCGAGTTCAAACATATGAAAAAGTATTACTTGTTGAAAAACAAAAAGATCATCGTTTTATTGTAACAACTACAAAAGGGAAGTATGACAGTAAAGCGGTTGTCATTGCAACAGGATATTATGACAACCCGAACTATATGGGGATTCCTGGAGAAGGTTTAGAGCATGTGTTTCATTATTTCAAAGAAGCACATCCATACTTTCGTAAAAATGTCGTTGTCATTGGAGGAAAAAACTCTGCTGTTGACGCAGCATTAGAACTTGAAAATGCTGGAGCAAATGTAACGGTTCTCTATCGTGGAGAAGACTATTCAAGTAGTGTAAAGCCTTGGATCTTACCTGAATTTGTTTCTTTGATTAATAATGAAAAAATAAACATGAGATTTAAAGCAAATGTAAAGGAAATTACTGAAACGAAAGTTCGATTTGAAGTTGATGGACAAATCCAAGAAGTCGCTGCTGATTTTGTCTTTGCGATGACAGGATATCATCCTGATCATTCGTTTCTTAAAAAAATGGGTGTGACAGTCGATCATGATACTGGAAGGCCGTTTTTTCATGAAGAAACAATGGAGACAAACGTGAAAGGGATTTTTATTGCTGGTGTCATTGCAGCTGGAAATGAAGCAAATGAAATCTTTATTGAAAATGGTCGTTTCCATGGCGGACTATTAGCGGAAGAACTTTCAGTTCGAATGAATAAAAATAATTAA
- a CDS encoding asparaginase translates to MKKVLVIQTGGTIAMQEDESTGVVQPNVVNPLYSTIESLSSIASVVVDDFINLPSPHITPTHMFSLYHRIQSRITSENFDGVVVTHGTDTLEETAYFLDLLMNQQIAVVVTGAMRSSNELGSDGPHNLISAVRTVVSPEASDKGVLVVLNDEIHTAKNVTKTHSSNIATFQSPQYGPIGIVTKKGVSFHHMPVARDCYAIQSVTKNVALIKMYAGMDPTLVEAIANTNVDGLVIEAFGQGNVPPQIVPMLQSMIEKGTPIVLVSRCFNGIVQDTYGYEGGGHHLKQIGVIFTNGLTGQKARLKLMIALETTTDHTKLQSLFLQ, encoded by the coding sequence TTGAAAAAAGTTTTAGTCATACAAACAGGTGGTACTATCGCAATGCAAGAAGACGAATCAACAGGAGTTGTGCAGCCTAATGTCGTTAACCCACTATACTCCACAATTGAGTCGTTGTCATCCATTGCATCTGTTGTCGTCGATGATTTCATTAATCTACCATCGCCGCACATCACACCTACTCATATGTTTTCTTTGTATCATCGAATTCAATCACGCATTACTAGTGAAAATTTTGATGGGGTTGTTGTAACACATGGGACAGATACATTAGAAGAAACGGCATATTTTCTTGATTTGTTAATGAATCAACAAATAGCTGTTGTTGTTACAGGAGCAATGAGATCTAGCAATGAATTAGGATCAGATGGACCTCATAACCTTATTTCTGCTGTGAGAACGGTCGTATCTCCTGAAGCAAGTGACAAAGGTGTTCTAGTCGTCTTAAATGATGAAATACATACAGCAAAAAATGTAACGAAAACACACAGTAGTAATATTGCCACATTTCAAAGTCCTCAATACGGGCCAATTGGAATTGTAACAAAAAAAGGCGTTTCCTTTCACCATATGCCTGTTGCCCGTGATTGCTATGCCATTCAATCTGTCACAAAAAACGTTGCTCTTATCAAAATGTATGCTGGCATGGATCCAACACTAGTGGAAGCCATTGCAAATACAAATGTGGATGGATTAGTTATCGAAGCTTTTGGACAAGGAAATGTTCCACCACAAATTGTACCTATGCTTCAATCCATGATTGAAAAAGGAACACCTATCGTCCTTGTATCCCGTTGTTTCAACGGAATTGTTCAAGATACGTATGGATATGAAGGTGGCGGCCACCATTTAAAACAAATTGGCGTTATCTTTACGAATGGTTTAACCGGACAAAAAGCAAGGTTAAAGTTAATGATTGCTTTAGAAACGACAACAGACCACACTAAATTACAATCGTTATTTTTACAATAG
- the prsW gene encoding glutamic-type intramembrane protease PrsW, with the protein MIGILTASVAPALAILCFLYLRNNYTFLTFKSVLKVFIIGALLVFPIMVIQHAFITENLLTGSFSRSFILFGFTEEFFKWFLLYSFTFNHNQFHKPYDGIVYGVALALGFATVENFLYLVANGVHTAFFRALLPVSSHALFGVIMGYYLGLAKFEKRRNVKLILLLSVSIPIVLHGMYDFIIIAADKYIHIIIVPFMFFLWWFALHKVKLAGQG; encoded by the coding sequence GTGATTGGGATTTTAACAGCTTCTGTTGCGCCTGCGCTGGCGATATTATGTTTTTTATATTTACGGAATAATTATACGTTTTTGACATTTAAATCGGTTCTAAAAGTGTTTATAATAGGCGCTCTGCTCGTATTTCCTATTATGGTTATTCAACATGCCTTTATTACTGAAAATTTACTAACGGGTTCTTTTAGTCGTTCATTTATATTGTTTGGGTTTACGGAAGAATTTTTTAAATGGTTTTTATTATACTCGTTTACGTTTAATCATAACCAGTTTCATAAGCCCTATGATGGAATTGTCTATGGAGTTGCACTTGCTTTAGGATTTGCAACAGTGGAGAATTTCTTATATTTAGTTGCAAATGGTGTACATACAGCTTTTTTTCGAGCATTGCTCCCGGTCAGTAGCCATGCATTATTTGGTGTCATCATGGGATATTATTTAGGACTGGCGAAGTTTGAAAAAAGACGAAATGTGAAATTAATATTACTATTGTCTGTTTCTATCCCGATTGTACTTCATGGTATGTACGATTTTATTATTATAGCAGCAGATAAATATATACACATTATCATTGTACCATTTATGTTTTTTTTATGGTGGTTTGCTCTTCATAAAGTAAAGCTTGCTGGACAAGGATAA
- the metH gene encoding methionine synthase, with amino-acid sequence MGKTLFEQHLEKRILLIDGAMGTMLQQADLTADDFGGEEYEGCNEYLNITAPHVIEHIHRAYLEAGADILETNTFGATDIVLEDYDLQHLAEELNIKAAQLAKKAALEFSTEEWPRFVAGAMGPTTKSLSVTGGVTFEKLVEAYEQQVRGLIKGGVDLLLLETSQDMRNVKAAYLGIERVFSDLNIKMPIIVSGTIEPMGTTLAGQNIEAFYLSLEHMQPTVVGLNCATGPEFMQDHLRSLSDLASSFVSCYPNAGLPDEEGHYHESPESLAKKLAAFAEKGWLNVVGGCCGTTPAHITAIKEAVKEFKPRQRHERRSHAVSGIEPLIYDDSMRPLFVGERTNVIGSRKFKRLIAEGKYEEASEIARAQVKRGAHVIDICLADPDREELEDMEHFLKFVVNKVKVPLMIDSTDEEVIEQALTYSQGKAIINSINLEDGEERFEKIVPLIHRFGASVVVGTIDEKGMAVSAERKLEVAKRSYDLLVHKYKLKPSDIIFDPLVFPVGTGDEQYIGSANATVEGIRLIKEALPECLTILGVSNVSFGLPPVGREVLNAVYLYHCTQAGLDYAIVNTEKLERYASIPANEKQLSDKLLFETNDETLAEFTAFYRGKKAEKKVETSNLPLEERLATYIVEGTKEGLVEDLKLALEKFQDPLEIINGPLMVGMDEVGRLFNSNELIVAEVLQSAEVMKASVAYLEPYMEKKADDNGKGKIILATVKGDVHDIGKNLVEIILGNNGFKIVNLGIKVTSNELIEAVKREKPDAIGLSGLLVKSAQQMVLTAQDLKGQNISIPILVGGAALTRKFTDNKISPEYDGVVLYAKDAMNGLDLANKLVKQEELDKMIAAKTAIVPEEEVQTPEGQDVVVPVRSDVSTTVPVYKPKDLQPHILRQYKISHLEPYVNLQMLMGKHLGLQGKVSRLLEEGNEKAVQLKEKIDELLMKAKQEDLLKAHAMYQFFPAQADGDDIIIYNPVDKQTEIERFTFPRQKKAPYLCLADYLRPVSSGEMDYVGFFAVTAGHGVREKATIAKDEGDYLYSHLIQAVALELAEGFAERTHQLMRDQWGFPDSVDFTMQDRFSAKYQGVRVSYGYPACPNLEDQAKLFSLLQPEKIGIQLTEEFMMEPEASVTAMVFAHPEGRYFNVY; translated from the coding sequence ATGGGAAAAACTTTGTTTGAACAACACTTAGAAAAACGAATTTTACTAATAGACGGTGCGATGGGGACGATGTTGCAGCAAGCTGATTTAACGGCTGATGATTTTGGCGGTGAAGAATATGAAGGCTGTAATGAATACTTAAATATAACCGCTCCACATGTCATTGAACATATTCATCGTGCATACTTAGAAGCAGGGGCGGATATTCTCGAAACGAATACATTTGGGGCAACTGATATTGTTTTAGAAGATTATGATTTACAACATTTAGCGGAAGAACTAAATATTAAAGCGGCCCAGTTGGCAAAAAAAGCAGCCCTCGAATTTTCAACTGAAGAATGGCCAAGATTTGTTGCGGGCGCAATGGGCCCAACGACAAAATCATTATCTGTTACTGGCGGTGTTACATTTGAAAAGCTGGTAGAGGCATATGAACAGCAAGTGCGCGGATTAATTAAAGGTGGCGTTGACTTGCTTCTATTAGAAACAAGTCAAGATATGAGAAATGTCAAAGCCGCATATTTAGGGATTGAAAGAGTATTTTCAGATTTAAACATTAAGATGCCAATCATCGTTTCTGGAACGATTGAGCCGATGGGAACAACACTAGCTGGGCAAAATATTGAAGCCTTTTATTTATCATTAGAGCATATGCAACCGACAGTTGTTGGATTGAACTGTGCGACAGGTCCGGAATTTATGCAAGACCATTTACGCTCGTTATCTGATTTAGCTTCATCATTCGTTAGTTGTTATCCTAATGCCGGGTTACCCGATGAGGAAGGTCACTATCATGAGTCACCGGAATCTTTAGCGAAAAAGCTAGCTGCTTTTGCTGAAAAAGGTTGGTTAAATGTAGTTGGAGGTTGTTGTGGGACTACACCAGCCCATATTACGGCTATTAAAGAAGCGGTAAAAGAGTTTAAGCCAAGACAACGACATGAACGAAGAAGTCATGCTGTATCAGGGATCGAACCATTAATTTATGATGACAGTATGCGTCCTTTATTTGTAGGAGAACGAACAAATGTCATTGGTTCCCGTAAATTCAAACGATTAATTGCAGAAGGGAAATATGAAGAAGCCTCTGAAATTGCAAGAGCTCAAGTGAAACGTGGGGCACATGTTATTGATATTTGTCTAGCTGATCCGGACCGAGAAGAGCTAGAAGATATGGAACATTTCTTGAAATTTGTTGTAAACAAAGTGAAAGTTCCTCTCATGATCGATTCAACAGATGAAGAAGTTATTGAGCAGGCGTTAACATATTCTCAAGGGAAAGCTATTATCAATTCGATTAATTTAGAAGATGGAGAAGAACGATTTGAAAAAATCGTCCCGCTCATTCATCGCTTCGGCGCATCTGTTGTCGTTGGAACGATCGATGAGAAGGGAATGGCCGTCTCAGCAGAAAGAAAACTAGAAGTAGCAAAACGCTCATATGATTTATTAGTCCATAAATATAAATTAAAACCGAGTGATATTATTTTTGACCCATTAGTATTCCCGGTAGGTACTGGAGATGAACAATATATTGGTTCTGCTAATGCTACAGTGGAAGGCATCCGCTTAATTAAAGAAGCCTTACCAGAATGTTTAACGATTCTTGGTGTAAGTAATGTTTCCTTTGGATTACCTCCTGTAGGCCGTGAAGTGTTAAATGCCGTTTATTTATACCACTGTACGCAAGCAGGGCTAGACTATGCGATCGTTAACACTGAAAAGCTAGAACGATATGCCTCTATCCCAGCGAATGAAAAGCAGTTATCCGATAAATTATTATTTGAGACGAATGATGAAACACTTGCTGAATTTACTGCATTTTATCGTGGGAAAAAAGCAGAAAAGAAAGTAGAAACATCAAATCTTCCTTTAGAAGAGCGACTAGCGACTTATATAGTAGAAGGAACAAAAGAAGGTTTAGTGGAAGATTTGAAGCTGGCCTTAGAAAAATTCCAAGACCCATTAGAAATTATTAATGGTCCCCTTATGGTAGGGATGGATGAAGTTGGTCGTTTGTTTAATAGTAATGAGTTGATTGTGGCAGAAGTATTACAAAGTGCCGAAGTGATGAAAGCCTCTGTTGCTTATTTAGAGCCTTATATGGAGAAAAAAGCTGATGACAACGGGAAAGGAAAAATTATTTTAGCGACGGTTAAAGGGGATGTTCACGACATTGGGAAAAACCTCGTTGAAATTATTTTAGGTAACAACGGTTTTAAAATTGTAAACTTAGGAATTAAAGTGACGTCAAATGAACTCATTGAGGCTGTAAAACGAGAAAAACCTGATGCAATTGGTTTGTCCGGATTACTTGTGAAATCAGCTCAACAAATGGTGTTAACAGCTCAAGATTTAAAAGGACAAAATATCTCAATTCCGATTTTAGTCGGAGGGGCAGCATTAACACGTAAGTTTACGGATAATAAAATTTCGCCAGAATATGATGGTGTTGTGCTATATGCCAAAGATGCGATGAATGGGTTAGACCTTGCTAACAAATTAGTTAAACAAGAAGAACTTGATAAAATGATCGCTGCGAAAACAGCCATTGTCCCAGAAGAGGAAGTTCAAACGCCAGAAGGTCAAGATGTTGTTGTTCCAGTGCGCTCAGATGTATCAACAACAGTTCCGGTTTACAAACCGAAAGATTTACAACCGCATATTTTACGACAATATAAAATTTCGCATTTAGAGCCTTACGTTAATTTGCAAATGCTGATGGGAAAACACCTTGGATTACAAGGGAAAGTAAGTCGATTGCTAGAAGAAGGAAATGAAAAAGCAGTTCAATTAAAAGAAAAAATTGACGAGCTACTCATGAAAGCAAAACAAGAAGATTTATTAAAAGCTCATGCAATGTATCAGTTTTTTCCTGCACAAGCAGACGGGGATGACATTATTATTTATAACCCGGTAGATAAACAAACTGAAATTGAACGGTTTACGTTCCCACGGCAAAAGAAAGCACCGTATTTATGTTTAGCTGATTATCTTCGTCCAGTTTCTTCAGGAGAAATGGATTATGTCGGATTTTTTGCAGTAACAGCAGGGCATGGTGTTCGCGAAAAAGCAACGATTGCAAAAGATGAAGGTGATTATTTATATAGTCATTTAATTCAAGCTGTTGCCCTAGAGCTTGCTGAAGGGTTTGCCGAACGGACACATCAATTAATGCGAGATCAATGGGGTTTCCCTGACTCTGTTGATTTTACAATGCAAGATCGCTTTTCTGCTAAATATCAAGGGGTTCGTGTGTCATATGGGTATCCGGCATGTCCAAATTTAGAAGACCAAGCAAAATTATTCTCGTTATTACAGCCTGAAAAAATTGGCATTCAGTTAACCGAAGAATTTATGATGGAACCAGAAGCTTCCGTCACAGCGATGGTGTTTGCTCATCCGGAAGGCCGCTATTTTAACGTGTATTAA
- a CDS encoding bifunctional homocysteine S-methyltransferase/methylenetetrahydrofolate reductase: protein MGLLEDLKHKIIIGDGAMGTLLYSQGVDYCYEELNITNEEMVRHVHEQYIKAGANFIQTNTYAANEIKLAKYGLENKVNQLNEAAVKIAKQATRNKDVYVAGTIGGIRGVQKQNISMDDIVKSLQQQVVTLLETDSIDCLLLETYYDFEEIQQSVSFIRSMTDIPIIAQVSLGDVGVLHGGIKVADAFHTLQNLGASIVGLNCRMGPYHMLRSFEEVPLQDGMMLSAFPNASLPDYRDGRFFYQSNPAYFGESAEKFRKEGVRLLGGCCGTTPEHIAAMAEAIAHLQPVTTKELKSKTTNRMEIKGPEQKQRLADLVTKRTSVIVELDPPKQLSIEKFMVGAKKLSDAGIDAITLADNSLASPRIDNMALGSLIKQQVGTKPLVHITCRDRNLIGLQSHLMGLHTLGINEVLAITGDPTKVGDFPGASSVYDLTSFDLIRLIKQLNEGVSFSGKSLGQKASFSVAAAFNPNVRHIEKAVQRLEKKIQCGADYFMSQPVYSEQQLIDIHEATKHISKPIYIGIMPLTGTRNAEFLHNEVPGIKLTDEIRAVMARCGEDREAAQQEGIAIAKSLIDTAFDLFNGIYLITPFLRYEMTVELAQYIHNKVQLQQLLKQESLAEER from the coding sequence ATGGGGTTGTTGGAAGATTTAAAACACAAGATTATCATTGGAGACGGAGCAATGGGAACCCTTCTTTACTCACAAGGGGTTGATTATTGTTACGAAGAGTTAAACATTACGAACGAAGAAATGGTACGTCATGTGCATGAACAATATATTAAGGCTGGTGCCAACTTCATACAAACGAATACATATGCTGCAAATGAAATAAAACTTGCAAAGTATGGACTTGAAAATAAAGTGAATCAACTGAATGAGGCGGCAGTCAAGATTGCTAAGCAAGCAACAAGAAACAAAGATGTATATGTAGCAGGGACGATTGGTGGTATTCGTGGTGTTCAAAAACAAAATATATCCATGGATGATATCGTTAAAAGCCTACAGCAGCAAGTTGTTACATTACTAGAAACAGATAGTATTGATTGTCTATTACTTGAAACGTATTATGACTTTGAGGAAATTCAGCAATCTGTTTCTTTTATTCGTAGTATGACGGATATTCCGATTATTGCTCAAGTGTCTTTAGGGGATGTTGGTGTTCTTCATGGTGGGATAAAAGTAGCAGATGCGTTCCATACATTACAAAATCTTGGTGCGTCCATCGTCGGTTTAAATTGTCGAATGGGCCCATACCATATGCTTCGGTCGTTTGAGGAAGTTCCGCTTCAAGATGGCATGATGTTATCAGCCTTCCCAAATGCGAGTTTACCGGATTATCGAGATGGACGCTTTTTTTATCAATCCAATCCTGCTTATTTTGGAGAAAGTGCTGAGAAGTTTAGAAAAGAAGGGGTTCGCCTACTAGGGGGTTGTTGCGGTACAACGCCAGAGCATATTGCGGCGATGGCCGAAGCGATTGCTCACTTACAACCAGTCACTACAAAAGAATTAAAATCAAAAACAACAAATCGCATGGAAATAAAAGGGCCAGAGCAAAAACAGCGACTTGCTGATCTTGTCACGAAAAGAACATCTGTTATTGTTGAATTAGACCCACCAAAGCAATTATCAATTGAGAAATTTATGGTAGGAGCAAAAAAACTATCTGATGCCGGGATTGATGCTATCACATTAGCGGATAACTCTTTAGCGTCTCCGCGTATAGATAATATGGCACTTGGTTCGTTAATAAAACAGCAAGTTGGAACTAAACCGCTCGTGCATATTACGTGTAGAGACCGAAATTTAATCGGCCTACAATCTCATCTTATGGGTCTTCATACATTAGGTATTAATGAAGTGTTAGCTATTACAGGGGACCCAACAAAAGTTGGAGACTTCCCTGGTGCTTCTTCTGTTTATGATTTAACATCGTTTGACTTAATTCGTTTAATTAAACAATTAAATGAAGGGGTTTCTTTTTCAGGAAAATCATTAGGGCAAAAAGCATCATTTTCTGTTGCGGCTGCGTTTAACCCAAATGTAAGACATATAGAAAAAGCGGTGCAACGATTAGAAAAGAAAATTCAATGTGGGGCGGACTATTTTATGAGTCAACCTGTATATAGCGAACAGCAATTAATCGACATTCATGAAGCGACGAAACACATAAGTAAACCGATTTATATTGGCATTATGCCTCTTACAGGGACGAGAAATGCTGAATTTTTGCATAATGAAGTGCCTGGTATAAAATTAACAGATGAAATTCGTGCCGTTATGGCTCGATGTGGTGAAGACCGTGAAGCAGCACAGCAAGAAGGAATCGCCATTGCGAAATCTTTAATTGATACAGCATTTGATTTGTTTAACGGGATATACTTAATTACACCGTTTTTACGCTATGAAATGACCGTAGAATTAGCACAATATATTCATAATAAAGTTCAATTACAACAACTACTAAAACAAGAATCGTTAGCCGAAGAAAGGTAA
- the metC gene encoding cystathionine beta-lyase, which yields MTESFSFETKLLHNNHKVDKSTGAVSVAIQHASTFHQFEFDSFGNYDYGRSGNPTREALEETIAELEGGKRGFAFASGMAAISTAFMLLSKGDHVVLTNDVYGGTFRLVTKVLTRLGIDHTFVDMTNLDDVEKSIQANTRLLYMETPSNPTLKITDIRGVVAIAKKHQCLTFLDNTFLTPALQRPLELGVDIVLHSATKFIGGHSDVLAGLAVVKDEQLAEELAFLQNSFGAILGVQDCWLVMRGMKTLSVRMNHSTKGAQQIAEWLLKQHHVKHVYYPGLEHHPGYALQKSQASGAGAVLSFELKDKAAVKKFVEHVTVPVFAVSLGAVESILSYPATMSHAAMSKEEREERGIQDGLLRLSVGLEDVNDIITDFTQAFEKLENS from the coding sequence ATGACTGAATCATTTTCGTTTGAAACCAAATTGCTGCATAACAACCATAAAGTAGACAAATCGACAGGAGCGGTTAGTGTTGCGATTCAGCATGCTTCTACTTTTCATCAATTTGAGTTTGATTCTTTTGGAAATTATGATTATGGTCGATCAGGGAATCCAACAAGAGAAGCGTTAGAAGAAACGATTGCCGAATTAGAAGGGGGAAAAAGAGGTTTTGCCTTTGCGTCAGGTATGGCGGCGATTTCAACGGCGTTTATGTTATTGTCAAAAGGAGACCATGTCGTGTTAACAAATGATGTATATGGTGGGACGTTCCGCCTTGTGACCAAAGTGTTAACACGACTTGGAATTGACCATACGTTTGTAGATATGACGAACTTAGATGACGTCGAGAAAAGCATTCAAGCAAATACTCGATTGCTTTATATGGAAACTCCTTCTAACCCAACATTAAAAATTACCGATATACGAGGTGTTGTCGCGATTGCGAAAAAACACCAATGTTTAACCTTTTTAGACAATACATTTTTAACACCAGCACTTCAGCGTCCGTTAGAGTTAGGCGTCGATATCGTCCTGCATAGTGCTACGAAATTTATTGGAGGACATAGTGATGTTTTGGCTGGCTTAGCTGTCGTGAAAGATGAGCAATTAGCGGAAGAATTGGCTTTCTTACAAAATTCGTTTGGAGCGATTTTAGGAGTTCAAGATTGCTGGCTAGTAATGCGGGGCATGAAAACATTATCTGTTCGCATGAACCATTCGACAAAAGGCGCCCAACAAATCGCGGAGTGGCTATTAAAACAACACCATGTAAAACATGTTTATTATCCTGGTTTAGAACATCATCCTGGGTATGCTTTGCAAAAAAGTCAAGCATCTGGAGCTGGCGCCGTGTTGTCTTTTGAATTAAAAGATAAAGCAGCAGTCAAAAAGTTTGTTGAACATGTGACGGTACCGGTATTTGCGGTAAGTTTAGGAGCGGTAGAATCTATATTATCTTATCCGGCTACGATGTCACATGCCGCAATGTCAAAAGAAGAGAGAGAAGAAAGAGGAATTCAAGATGGCTTGCTTCGATTATCCGTTGGCCTTGAAGATGTGAATGATATCATAACGGATTTTACGCAAGCATTTGAAAAACTTGAAAATTCCTAA
- a CDS encoding methionine biosynthesis PLP-dependent protein, translating into MNKDKLETTLVQIGNRICERTGAVNTPVYFSTAYRHTGIGESTGYDYARTGNPTREVLEQAIATLEEGDRGFACSSGMAAIQTVFSLFEQGDEIIASQDLYGGSYRLFEQGWRKWGLQFTYSDPRNLEEFESKITTKTKALFIETPTNPLMQEADIKALGKIAKKHNLLLIVDNTFYTPLLQQPIVEGAHIVIHSASKYLGGHNDVIAGLIVGKGQELCDKIAYYHNGIGGTLSAFDSWLLIRGMKTLALRMEQHEKNAKEISAYLKQHNNVIDVLYPGRGGMISFRIKEEKWVNPFLQRLQLISFAESLGGVESLMTYPATQTHADIPEEVRLANGVCNRLLRFSVGIENSKDLIEDLQQAFQFVEEEEAK; encoded by the coding sequence ATGAATAAAGATAAACTTGAAACGACATTAGTCCAAATTGGGAATCGCATTTGTGAACGGACAGGAGCTGTCAATACACCGGTTTATTTTTCAACAGCTTACCGCCATACTGGGATCGGTGAATCAACTGGATATGATTATGCTCGAACAGGAAATCCAACACGTGAAGTGTTAGAACAAGCGATTGCTACACTTGAAGAAGGTGATCGTGGGTTTGCCTGTAGTTCAGGAATGGCTGCCATTCAAACGGTTTTTTCATTGTTTGAACAAGGAGATGAAATTATTGCTTCTCAAGATTTATATGGGGGTAGCTATCGCTTGTTTGAACAAGGTTGGAGAAAATGGGGCCTTCAATTTACATATAGTGACCCTAGAAACTTAGAAGAGTTTGAAAGTAAGATTACGACGAAAACAAAAGCATTATTTATTGAAACGCCTACAAACCCCCTTATGCAAGAAGCGGATATCAAAGCATTAGGAAAAATAGCAAAGAAACACAATCTTCTTCTCATTGTAGATAACACGTTTTACACCCCGCTATTACAACAGCCAATTGTAGAAGGTGCTCATATAGTGATTCATAGTGCATCAAAATATTTAGGTGGCCATAATGATGTGATCGCAGGTTTAATTGTCGGAAAAGGACAAGAATTATGTGATAAAATTGCGTATTACCATAATGGTATTGGTGGAACATTGTCAGCCTTTGATTCGTGGTTATTAATACGTGGCATGAAAACATTGGCATTACGGATGGAACAACATGAAAAAAATGCAAAAGAAATTTCAGCGTACCTTAAACAACATAATAATGTTATTGATGTTTTATATCCAGGCCGAGGTGGCATGATATCATTTCGAATTAAAGAAGAAAAATGGGTAAATCCTTTTCTTCAGCGATTACAACTTATTTCCTTTGCTGAAAGTTTAGGTGGGGTTGAAAGCTTGATGACATATCCTGCAACTCAAACACATGCTGACATTCCTGAAGAAGTCCGCTTAGCAAATGGGGTTTGTAATCGCCTGCTCCGTTTTTCTGTTGGAATCGAAAATAGTAAAGATTTAATTGAAGATTTACAACAAGCTTTTCAGTTTGTTGAAGAGGAGGAAGCAAAATGA